The Amorphus orientalis genomic interval CCTGGTCATCCCGCGCCTGATGGCGCTGATGCTGGCGCTGCCTCTGCTCGCCTTCATCGCCAACATTGCGGCTCTCACCGGGGCCGCCGTGGTCTGCTGGACCTACATGTCGATCCCGCCGGAAGCCTTCCTCCAGCGCCTCCACCAGGCGGTCTCGATCCACGAGCTGATGGTCGGCCTCGCCAAGGGACCGTTCATGGCGCTGATCGTCGGTTTGATCGCCTGCTCGGAAGGCCTCAAGGTGGGCGGCAGTGCCGAATCGCTCGGCCAGCAGACGACCACGTCGGTGGTCAAAGCTATCTTCATGGTCATCGTGGTGGACGGGCTGTTCGCCATCTTCTTTTCCGCGATGGGAATCTGAATGGCGGCCGAGTCCGAAACCAACCAGCCGACCACGGAAGCGCGCGCGCCTTCGGACGCGGGTCGCCCCGATTCCGACCGCGAGGTCATCGTGAAGGCGCGCGGCGTCACCGTCGGCTTCGGCGACAGCCTCGTGCTCGATAAGCTCGATCTCGACGTCTATTCCGGCGAGATCCTCGGCTTCGTCGGGGGCTCCGGCACGGGCAAGTCCGTGCTGATGCGCACGATCCTGCGGCTCATCCCCAAGCAGGGCGGCACGATCGAGGTGTTCGACCACGATCTCGACCAGCAGTCGCCGAGCGAACTGTCGGAGCTGGAGCAGCGCTGGGGCGTGCTCTTCCAGATGGGCGCGCTGTTCTCGTCCCTCACCGTCAAGCAGAACATCCAGGTCCCGATGCGCGAGCACATGGACCTGTCCCAGCGGCTGATGGACGAGCTCGCCCTTCTGAAGCTGGAGCTGGTCGGACTGCCGCGCCAGGCCGCGGAGCGCTTTCCCTCCGAACTCTCCGGTGGCATGGTCAAGCGGGCGAGCCTCGCCCGCGCCCTTGCGCTTGATCCGCAACTCGTTTTTCTGGACGAGCCGACGTCGGGGCTCGACCCGATCGGCGCCGGGGATTTCGACATCCTGATCCGCAATCTACGCGACACGCTCGGCCTGACCGTCTACATGGTGACCCATGACCTCGACAGCCTCCATACCGTGTGCGATCGAATTGCCGTCCTCGCCGAAAAGCGCGTGCTTCTCACCGGGACGATGGACGACATGTTGAAATCGGACCATCCCTGGGTCCGGTCCTATTTTCACGGTGTCCGTGGCAGCAGGCTGGCAAGCTAACGCATGGAAACGCGCGCGAATTACATTGCCGTCGGTCTGTTCGTCATCGTGGTCGTGACGGGCGCGCTCGGCTTTGTCTACTGGCTGTACTCCTCCGGCAACTCGACCCAGCGCACCGAGATCCAGGTCGTGTTCGACGACCCGGTGACGGGCCTGTCCGTCGGCAGTCCGGTGATCTTCAACGGCATCCGGATCGGCGAGGTCACCAATCTCGGCTTCGTCAGCTCCGAATCCCCCACCGTCCTCGCCCGGGCGATGGTGGACCGCAACGCGCCGCTGAAGACCGACACCAAGGCGGAGCTCGGGGTCCAGGGACTGACCGGCGTCTCCTACATCTCGCTGTCCGGCGGCAAGGCCGACTCCCAGTCCCTGTTCGCCCAGGACGGCGTGCCCAAGATCACCGCCCAGCGCTCGGCCATTCAGGACCTGCTGCAGGGCGCCCGCGACATTCTGGAAAAGGCCGACACGACCGTCGAGAACCTGAACAGGATCATCGAGGAAAACCGCGGCGACATCGCCCAGACCGTCTCCAACGTGGAGACCTTCTCCAAGGCGCTCGCGGACAATTCGGACAATCTCGCGAAGCTGATCACCGACATCAGCAATGCCGGCGACGCGATCGCCAACGTCGCCCCGCGCGTCGAATCGCTGGTCTCCCGCGCCGACGATCTCCTGGGCGAAGTCTCCCAGGAGGACGTCCGGACGGTGGTCGACAACGTGGTCACCTTCAGCGAGCACCTCACCCGCTTCCAGGACAGCGTCCAGGGCGTGATCACCAACGTGTCCTCGGCGGCCGAGGACCTGCAGCAGTTCGCTCAGGGCCTCAACACGGCGCTCACGGACGTGGACCAGTTGATCCAGTCCGTCGATCCGACCGCGGTCCGGAGCATCGTCGACAACGTCGACAGCGTGATCGGCATGTTCGCCGGTCGGCGCGACCAGATCGACAGCTTCATCGAGAACGCCAGCGAAAGCGCTGCCAACCTGCGTGAAGTGTCGCAGACGCTCTCCGACAACAACGACCAGATCGAGCGGTTCATGGCGTCTGCGGGAAGCGTCGCCCAGCGGGCCGACGACCTGGTCGCGAGCCTGCAGCCGGCCGCCAATCGCGTGGACAGCATCATCGGGGCGGTCAATCCCGACGACGTGCAGGCCGTGGTCGGCAATCTGCGCCAGATCACCACCGTTCTCTCCGACCGGTCCCAGGACATCGACGGCTTCATCGCCGACGCTCGGGAAAGCGCCGCCAACCTGCGCACGGTGTCCCAGACGCTCTCCGACAACAACGGCCAGATCGAGCAGTTCATGGCGTCGGCCACCAACGTTGCCGATCGCGCCGATTCGCTCCTGACCAGCCTGCAGCCGGCCGCCGACCGCCTCGACGGGCTGATCGCCGCCATCGATCCTTCGGAAGTCCGCACGATCCTCGCCAATGTGCGCGAAGTGACGACGGCGGTCTCCGCCCGCTCGGAGGACATCTCCGCGATCCTGGTCAACGCCAAGGAGGCCGCGACCAGCGCCCGGACGTTCGCCGACTCGCTTCAGGCCCAGGCCCCGACCGTCGACCATGTCGCGGAGAACGCGCGCGAGATCTCCGACAAGCTCAACGCGGCCTCCACCCGGGTCAACACGCTGGTCGACAAGGTCTCCGACATGGTCGAGGGTGACGGCCAGGGCTTCATCCAGGAGGCGACCGAGGCCGCCCGCGCCATCAAGGTCGTCGCCCAGGAGTTCGAGAGCCGCGCGGGCACGATTTCGTCCGGTCTCGCCCGCTTCTCGACGACGGGCGTCGACGATTTCGCCAGCGTCATGACCCAGGCCCGCCAGACCCTGCGCGAGATCGAGCGGACCTTCAGCAACATCGATCGCGATCCGAGCCGGGTCATCTTCGGCGGGCCCAACGGTCCGCGTTACGAACCGCAGAGACGGTGACCGGGCGATGCGAGGGAGCGGACGCTTGAGACTTCAGCAGTTCATCGGCGGATCGAGGAGCGGCGCGATGCCGGCCCGACGTCCCGGCCTCAGGGTCTTCCTGGCACCGCTTCTCGCGGCGGGCCTGTCGGCCTGCGCGGCCCTCGGCGGCGGCGGCCCCTCGGTGGAAGCGATCTACACGCTGGACGCGCCCCGCGAGATTTCGGATCTGCGCGGTCGCGTGAACTCCCAGCTCCTGGTCGCCACGCCGGTCGCCCTCGACGCCCTCGACACGAACATGATCGCGGTCCGGCCCACACCCTCGACCCTGTCCTACTATCCGAGCGTACAGTGGGCCGACCGGCTTCCGGTCGTGTTCCAGGCGGTGCTCGCCGAGGCGCTGCAGAATACGAACCGCGTGCGCGCCGTGGGCCTGCCGGGCCAGAGCCTGCTGATCAATTACCAGATCGTCACGGAAATCCGCGCCTTCCAGGCCGAGACCACCGGCTCCGACCGGGCCGCGGTCACCGTGTCGGCCAAGATCCTGGACGACCGCAACGGACGGGTGGTCGCCAGCCGCATCTTCACCGCCGAACAGCCCACCTCGGGCGATTCCGTTCAGGCCGCTGTCGGTGGGCTGGACCGCGCCAATCAGCAGGTGGTGAGCGACATGGTCCGCTGGATCGTCGCGACCGTGCGCTGACGGCCGGGTCCGTCAGGCCGGCCTGCCCGGTTCGTACCCGCTCGACGGCAAACCGAGCTGCTCCGGTCTGAATATCCTGAACAATCGGCTCCGGCAGCCGGCCTTGCCTCAGTTGGCAGGACCCAGTTCGAGGTCCGCGGTCAGCCCGCGCATCGCCTCGGAGACCTCCGCAAGCGCGCTGCGGGCGGCGGCGATCTGCTCGATCGTCTCGTCGTCGGGCTGGTCCACGGTATCGGCCGGAATCGCGGCCAGACCTTCGGCGGCCTCCGTCATCTTGGCTTCGATCCAGGCCGCGCGCTCGTTGAGCGGCGGCTCGGTGGCGCCGGCAAGATCGGTCGCCTGATAGAACTGCCCGAGCCCCCTCACCTGCGCCTGGTCGAGCAGGAAGACGAAATCGACCTGTCCGAACGGTCCGATCTGTCGGTCTGCGTCGGTGTCCTCATCGCTCAGACCGATTCGTCCGAGGCGGGCATGGACCTTGTCCACCCCGCGCGAGAAGGCCGACAGCACCTCCAGGAGCGCATCTTCCGACCGCGCGTAGGCCGGGTTGTCCGCGGCCGGCGACGTGAGCCAGTCCCCGTACCCGCCATCCTTGGTCCATTCGGAATCCAGCGCGGTGGCGATCGACTTCACGTTCGCGGCGATCAGGCCGGCGACCCGGCAGGTCTCGTTGAACTGATCGCTGCCGGTTTCGGCCGGATCCGCGACAAGAAGTCGCTCGAAGGCCGGCAGGCCCTGAAGCTCCGGCGGCTCCTGGGACAGCGCGCCGACATCCTGGGGACCGTTGCCCTCCTCGCCGGGAACCAGTTCCGGAGGCGCCGCGCCATCCTCCGGGGCAGCCGGCGCCGGCGTCTTCAGCCGCTCCAGCCGCTGGTTGATGCTCGCAGGCCCGAAATCCAGGAACGCCACCGCGCCCAGCGCCTGGACGGTGCGTCCGAAGCTCTCGTCGACCGCCGCGCGGGTGGTATCGGACGGATTCGCGCAGTAGCGGACCGTCGCCGTCTGCAGCGCGTTGGAGGCGTCCGCGAGCGCGGCATATCCGGGACGGATATAGCCCTCGACCGCGGCCGACAGCATCGCCTCCACGGGTCGGTTGAACTGGGCCGACGCCGGAGCCGCTCCAAGACCGAACGACAAGACAACCGTTGCGACGGTGATCCGCACCGTCCCGCCCCGCCAAAAGGTGCGCACGCCTACTCCCCAGTCCACGTCGAAACCGTGTTCTTCAGGTTCCCGAAGTCCGGTTCTAGACGATAACCCTACCCGCAGAGAAGATCGCGGAAAGAGAGGCTCGCATCCCCGCCCGATTCCGTCCACAGGAAGACCGTAATCGGATACCCGATGGAAAGGGCCCTTGCATCCTCCGCGCCGGCCCCCTATACGGGTGACCTTTCCGGGCGCATAGCTCAGTTGGTAGAGCAGCTGACTCTTAATCAGCGGGTCCACGGTTCGAGTCCGTGTGCGCCCACCACCTCCCCTTCCGCGGGAGCGACGGTGGATCGGAAAGTTCCCTGAGAGCAAATCGACATGTCATGGCGCATCGGCGACGGGCCGTGCTCCAGGGTCATGCGTTTCCGTCTGAAATCGGAGCATGCCGAGGGCCGCGCCGAAGCTTCCAGGCCGTCAGACCGGCCGCGAGGGCAGCTCCGGCGATCTCCAGAACGGCCGCCCCGTCGAAGGCCGTCGCCGGAATCAGCAGACACACGCCGGCGGCAAGGAAGCCAACCCGCTCGAAAGCCGAGAGCCGGTCGACGAAGTGGCCCATCATGCCGGCCGAAACCAGCCACACACCGGCCAGCGCGGTCACGATTGCCAGCGCCACCTGCCAGACAGAGCCGATCAGGAGCAGGCTCGGAGCCGCGACGAACAGGAACGGCACGATGAAGGCCGGCCAGGCGAGCCGGGTCGCCTCCAGCGCCGTCTGCATCGGGTTGGAGCCGGCCAGCCCGGCGGCGGCGAAGGCTGCGATCGCGACCGGCGGCGTGATCATCGACATCATGCCGAAATAAAGGACGAACAGGTGCGCGGCGATCGGTTCGATGCCGAGCTCGACCAGGGCGGGGGCGACGAGGGTCGCCAGAAGCACGTAGACGCCGACGGTCGGCATGCCCATGCCCAGGACGATCGACACGAGGGCGGCGATCAGAAGCAGCAGGATCACGCTTGTCTGGCCGAGCTGGGTCAGAAGCAGCGTCAGATTGAAGCTGAGCCCGGACTGGTTGAGCACGCCGATGATGATGCCGGCTGCCGCAGAGATCAGAACCACCGACAGGGAAACCAGACCTGTTTCCCGGAGCCCTTTCAGAAGGGCCGAAGGAGCCATGCGGCGGCCGGCAAAGCCGATCCCGAAGGCCAGGAGCACGAGCGCGGCGGTCGACCAGAGCGCCGCCTCCTCCACCTGGATGTGGAGCAGGAAGAGCCCGCCGAGCAGCACGGCGAATGGGATCGGAAAGAACCACCCGGAGCGGAACGTCGGCCCTGCCGCGGGGATCTCCGCCGCCGGCAGCGCCCGGATGCCGTGGCGCGCGGCGAACAGATCCGCCTGGATGAACAGCGCGGCATAGTAGAGAACCGCCGGCAGCAGCGCGGCCAGGACCACCTCGCCGTACGGCACCTGCAGAAACTCCGCCATCAGGAAGGCGGCCGCCCCCATGATCGGCGGCATGAGCTGTCCGCCCGTCGAGGCCACCGCCTCGATGGCGCCGGCCGTGCGCGACCTGTAGCCGCCCCGGGTCATCAGCGGGATGGTCACCACACCGGTGGAGACGACATTGGAGACGGCGCTGCCGGAAATCGACCCCATCAGACCCGACGCCACGATGGCGATCTTCGACGAACCGCCCCGGAACCGGCCCATCAGGGCGACCGACAGGTTGGTGAAATAGGTGGATCCGCCGGCGTGGGTCAGGATCAGGCCGAAGAACACGAAGGCCACCACCACCGTGGCGGAGATCATCAGCGGAGTGCCCAGAATTCCGTTCGGATCCAAGGCGACCTGGGACACCAGCCGCTCCGGAGCGATCGCGCGGCCCTGCAGCGGGGTCGGAACGAGATTGCCCCAGAGTCCGTAGGCCACGAACACCGCGGTGATGCCGGTTAGGACCGGTCCGGCCGTGCGGCGGAGCGCTTCGAGAAGAAGAACGATCACCAGGGCTCCGGGGATCAGGGCGACGCTCGGATCGAACGCCGCCTCGTCCACAAGCCACGAATAGCGCACGGCCACATAGGCGGGCGCGGCGAACCCGAGTGCGGCCAGGACGAGGTCGTGCCAGGCCGGCAGTGCGGCGCCCTCGCCCTTCGCCCGCCTGAATGGATGCGCCAGGAAGGCGAGCGCGAGGGCAATCGCCAGGATCGCCGCCAGGAACTGCTCGTCGTAGATGGCCAGTCCGATGCGCCTCTGGAGGCCGAGGATGAAGGCGAATGCAAGCAGCGGCAACGCGACCGAAAGCAGGGCCCGGACGGCTTCGACGGTGCGGCGATAGATGGTTTGGGACATTGTGCAAACCCCGGGGCCGGCACCGCACGTCCGGTTCGGATTGTGTCAATCCGAATGACGGAACACGGCCCGATGAATTTCAAGAGCGATCCGGGCGGGCCCGGCGGCCATGGGTCCGGCCGGACCGAAGGCGTTGCGACGGGCTCGTGCCGGCGACCACCGGCGCATCCGGCCGGCGGAGGCCGGCCGGGGCCGCATGGTTTCGTCTCGGCGCTCGCCGGTGGGACTACTGCGCCAGGCCGATTTCCCGGTAGAACTTCATCGCGCCGGGGTGATAGGGCGCGTCCAGCGGAATGTAGATCCGCTCCGGGTCCCAGCGCCTGAAGATACCGTGGGCGGCGGACAGCGCATCGGGATTCTCGTAGAGCGCCTTGACCGCCTGATAGACCGTGTCCTCCGGCACGTCCGCGCCGACCATCAGCGTGTACTCGTAGCCGAGCAGCGTGACGGGCTCCTTCACGCCTGCTGCGGCAGGCGACGGCTCCACTTCGGCGAAATAGGAGCCGGGCGCGATCTTCTGCATCGCCTTCTCTCCGTCCGGGGTCGGCTTGATGCCGATGAAGCGGACGCCAACGTCGGCATCGGCCTGCCGGATGACGCCGGAACCGGGTGCGGAATAGGCGCCGGCAACCCGGTCCGCGACCATCAGATCCACGGCCCGAGCGAAGTTCGGAACGGAGACCGGTTCGAAGTCCTCCACGGACAGGCCTTCGGCTGCCAGGGTCGCCTTCAGGCACATCTCGACGAACTTCTGCGCCGAATAGTCGGTCGGGAAAGGCTGCCCCTTGAGGTCGGCCGCACTCTGGTACTCGGAATCCTCGCGCACCACGACACCGACCGTGAACGGCATCAGCACGGCGGCGACCTGCAGGTTCTCCAGCGGCCGGCCT includes:
- a CDS encoding MlaD family protein; the encoded protein is METRANYIAVGLFVIVVVTGALGFVYWLYSSGNSTQRTEIQVVFDDPVTGLSVGSPVIFNGIRIGEVTNLGFVSSESPTVLARAMVDRNAPLKTDTKAELGVQGLTGVSYISLSGGKADSQSLFAQDGVPKITAQRSAIQDLLQGARDILEKADTTVENLNRIIEENRGDIAQTVSNVETFSKALADNSDNLAKLITDISNAGDAIANVAPRVESLVSRADDLLGEVSQEDVRTVVDNVVTFSEHLTRFQDSVQGVITNVSSAAEDLQQFAQGLNTALTDVDQLIQSVDPTAVRSIVDNVDSVIGMFAGRRDQIDSFIENASESAANLREVSQTLSDNNDQIERFMASAGSVAQRADDLVASLQPAANRVDSIIGAVNPDDVQAVVGNLRQITTVLSDRSQDIDGFIADARESAANLRTVSQTLSDNNGQIEQFMASATNVADRADSLLTSLQPAADRLDGLIAAIDPSEVRTILANVREVTTAVSARSEDISAILVNAKEAATSARTFADSLQAQAPTVDHVAENAREISDKLNAASTRVNTLVDKVSDMVEGDGQGFIQEATEAARAIKVVAQEFESRAGTISSGLARFSTTGVDDFASVMTQARQTLREIERTFSNIDRDPSRVIFGGPNGPRYEPQRR
- a CDS encoding TAXI family TRAP transporter solute-binding subunit, giving the protein MYRKLLTGLSAAALTLAMGAGAQAQQAAIGTLPQGALGYSIAAGVANVITQFSDLTSTAVPTGGSNVVLPQVNNGEMEFATSNTVEAVYAVTGTGNFEGRPLENLQVAAVLMPFTVGVVVREDSEYQSAADLKGQPFPTDYSAQKFVEMCLKATLAAEGLSVEDFEPVSVPNFARAVDLMVADRVAGAYSAPGSGVIRQADADVGVRFIGIKPTPDGEKAMQKIAPGSYFAEVEPSPAAAGVKEPVTLLGYEYTLMVGADVPEDTVYQAVKALYENPDALSAAHGIFRRWDPERIYIPLDAPYHPGAMKFYREIGLAQ
- a CDS encoding ABC transporter ATP-binding protein, whose amino-acid sequence is MAAESETNQPTTEARAPSDAGRPDSDREVIVKARGVTVGFGDSLVLDKLDLDVYSGEILGFVGGSGTGKSVLMRTILRLIPKQGGTIEVFDHDLDQQSPSELSELEQRWGVLFQMGALFSSLTVKQNIQVPMREHMDLSQRLMDELALLKLELVGLPRQAAERFPSELSGGMVKRASLARALALDPQLVFLDEPTSGLDPIGAGDFDILIRNLRDTLGLTVYMVTHDLDSLHTVCDRIAVLAEKRVLLTGTMDDMLKSDHPWVRSYFHGVRGSRLAS
- a CDS encoding imelysin family protein: MRTFWRGGTVRITVATVVLSFGLGAAPASAQFNRPVEAMLSAAVEGYIRPGYAALADASNALQTATVRYCANPSDTTRAAVDESFGRTVQALGAVAFLDFGPASINQRLERLKTPAPAAPEDGAAPPELVPGEEGNGPQDVGALSQEPPELQGLPAFERLLVADPAETGSDQFNETCRVAGLIAANVKSIATALDSEWTKDGGYGDWLTSPAADNPAYARSEDALLEVLSAFSRGVDKVHARLGRIGLSDEDTDADRQIGPFGQVDFVFLLDQAQVRGLGQFYQATDLAGATEPPLNERAAWIEAKMTEAAEGLAAIPADTVDQPDDETIEQIAAARSALAEVSEAMRGLTADLELGPAN
- a CDS encoding ABC-type transport auxiliary lipoprotein family protein; translated protein: MPARRPGLRVFLAPLLAAGLSACAALGGGGPSVEAIYTLDAPREISDLRGRVNSQLLVATPVALDALDTNMIAVRPTPSTLSYYPSVQWADRLPVVFQAVLAEALQNTNRVRAVGLPGQSLLINYQIVTEIRAFQAETTGSDRAAVTVSAKILDDRNGRVVASRIFTAEQPTSGDSVQAAVGGLDRANQQVVSDMVRWIVATVR
- a CDS encoding TRAP transporter permease, giving the protein MSQTIYRRTVEAVRALLSVALPLLAFAFILGLQRRIGLAIYDEQFLAAILAIALALAFLAHPFRRAKGEGAALPAWHDLVLAALGFAAPAYVAVRYSWLVDEAAFDPSVALIPGALVIVLLLEALRRTAGPVLTGITAVFVAYGLWGNLVPTPLQGRAIAPERLVSQVALDPNGILGTPLMISATVVVAFVFFGLILTHAGGSTYFTNLSVALMGRFRGGSSKIAIVASGLMGSISGSAVSNVVSTGVVTIPLMTRGGYRSRTAGAIEAVASTGGQLMPPIMGAAAFLMAEFLQVPYGEVVLAALLPAVLYYAALFIQADLFAARHGIRALPAAEIPAAGPTFRSGWFFPIPFAVLLGGLFLLHIQVEEAALWSTAALVLLAFGIGFAGRRMAPSALLKGLRETGLVSLSVVLISAAAGIIIGVLNQSGLSFNLTLLLTQLGQTSVILLLLIAALVSIVLGMGMPTVGVYVLLATLVAPALVELGIEPIAAHLFVLYFGMMSMITPPVAIAAFAAAGLAGSNPMQTALEATRLAWPAFIVPFLFVAAPSLLLIGSVWQVALAIVTALAGVWLVSAGMMGHFVDRLSAFERVGFLAAGVCLLIPATAFDGAAVLEIAGAALAAGLTAWKLRRGPRHAPISDGNA